The Chionomys nivalis chromosome 4, mChiNiv1.1, whole genome shotgun sequence genome contains the following window.
TATAAAGATTTAATCTTGAGTGGCACACTAAAAGTACATTGTGAAAAGTACTTTTATCACCAGGGGCACTCGCACTCAAGACTCACCCAATCAGAGCAGCAGAGTCAAGCGAGGAATGTGAATTGAGAACGCATATGCTAAAGCCATCTTCAAAGGGCCACGCTGTGGGGCATATCATTGAACTTGCTGAAAAATTTCAAATGACACTAGGGAAGATGGATTTTGTGCTTGTCAGACACTGTTGAATGCGGAGAACTACCGAGAAATACTTCAGCATACTATGTAAATTTGTTACAGACAGCAGCCACTTAGGGTGCTAGGGAGTTCCATAAAATTTGATCATGGCTAAATCTATATGAGATACTCTATGAGCTGTCAACTGCAACCAAACTTCTGACACCTCTGCAAAGTGTCACCATCTATGAAGTTCTAACTTGAGAACTGCGCGATCAAGTTGCCAGAAAAAAGTCACAAAGACGTCTTACAATGCCTTAAGTTTGCAGATTGTGTTGGGCCACATGTGTAGTGATTCTCAGTAACAAGAGCCAAAGGTTGGACAAAGGCAAAGAGTTGCTTgtaatttatgaaaatatttaccttaaagCTCTTGTTTCCCTACGTGTAAGTAGAGAGGTTAATTATTGCCTGGTCTTCAGCTCAAGGAAAGGACTTCAGGGTCACAAGGACAAGATGAGATGACCATTGGCTGGGAGGTACCTGCTAGAGCATAGCAATGTTTGCAGGACAGAGAATAGCTACGCTGGGCTAGACAGCAgcaggagggagcaggaagaatCCATTTCCTCACATACGAAGCTCATCCTGGAGCCACAAACATTCACACCCTGCAGCCCTCtgagttttctcttatttttaatgttcGTATATCCACCTACAATACCATTCATCTTTAAGTGCTTGCTTTTTGCGCCTGTATCCCTCTCTATCTCTGCCTGTGTCCACTCTAATGATGTCCCCAGAGAAACACAGATGGAGCTCTTCATCTCTCCTCTTTTATCTGATATCTGGGAAGTTTTCTCTACCTTGTAGTCATGGCCatgccccacacacacaccacattgtccACCTAGTTGGAAACAGTACACAGATGCCACACAGCCTCCCTTAAATCCTCCTAACCCCAACTTTATTATGCCCACCCATGAAGCTGCATCCACAAAAACAGATGGTGAGGCTGTGAAGGTATGGATGCCAATCAGGTACACTATCAGTGAGCATGTTCTCTAATCAGGCCCCTTTGAAGTGgcatctgcttctctctccctcaggTATATGCAATGGATTGAAAACTTTCTGTGCAGTACCTCCCAAATAGGGAAGGAGCCTATCAGCGTGCTCGCAGAACAGTCCCCTGGTGTGAGACAGGCAGCACACATGGGCAGAAAGGAAAAGGCCGGTAGGAGAGCTTTGGTGCCCTGAAATCTTCTGCTGTGCAGAAATTCAACTCTTCTGCATGTGGAGTTGGAGTCTGGgtggagagaatgaaagagagacagTATTATAAAGTTGTTCACCTTCATCCTACTTAAAATGTCGGCTCTGTGGCTGGAGATGTATCTTAGGTAGAAGAGTGCTTGTGtggcatgcacaaagctctggatttgatccccagtatcAATCACATAGCCACACAGCTGCAATCCAGGGACTCgagagctggaggaaggaggatgaagAATTCAAAGTCTCCCTGGAatacaatgagttccagggctgccCCAGTATtgtctagagtcacagaacttagggagtgaatatctatctatctatctatctatctatctatctatctatctatctatctatctatctatcatctatctatctatctatctatctatcatctatttatctctttctctgtgtgtgtgtgtgtataccatacacacacacacatgaatttatCTGAAGGACTTTCAGGCTGAGTCCAACAATGGCTAACTGTGATCAGAAAGTTCAGGagtccagtagttgctcagtcccgTAAGTctggatatctcagctggtctccTATATatgttggaatcctgaagaagcaggctccAATGCCAGGGAAAGAATGGAAGTGCTGACAAGGTGAGACCAAGCAGGTGAAGAATGAACACTCCCTTCCTTTAATTTTCCATCCAGCAAACGGTGTGGTCCAGACTAAAGGTGTGCCTTCCACCTCAAGacctggattaaaggtatgtgtcattcTGCCTCAAGAGCTGGATCAAAGGCAAGTTGCCTTCTTGCCTCAAGGTCTGGATCACAAATGTACCTTCCTTTTCTAGATTATAGTTCATTCCAGGTatagtcaaattgacaatcaagaatagTCAACACAATCCACcccttgccaacttgacacacaatCATATTTCCTTATGTCATAGTTATGCATACCATGATACAACTATCCCTCGTGCAGTTGCAAATGTATTGTAAATTTATAATATGTAGCAATATCCTTTAGGGACATTCTTTCAGTATCTCAAGCTTAAATATTATAATCATTGATACTCTCTTAATGTTACATCACATGATGAAGAAATTTAGGAAAAGTACACAAACATATTCTTAACAAAACACAACAGAAGAATTCATGTCGGTTATAATTCCCATTTCTGTAACTGGGTCACATGGTTTTAGCTGATATTTATAACTACCTTCCTCTACTATCCAGTCTGTATTTCCTCCACCctcagcaagcaccttaccaGGTCTTGACTCCTTTCCTGGAGGAGTGAGCCATACTTTCATTCCTGATGACCCTGATCTTTGCCACCATGACCAGTTTGTTCCTGGTCCCTTAGGGCAATTATAAGAATGGCTGGGGAAAGAGCCTGTCTGTCCACAGAATGTGTCATCTTATCTACTTGATTATTGAACTCTTCCTCAGCTGAAGTCACTTTTGGTGGGCATTTACACAGAACACAAGTATCTTCACATCTTTCATCTGTTTGGAGAGATCTATCTATGTACTTCTTTCTCAGATGTCTTTCTTACCAATTTCCAAACATGCTTTCCAAGTCCCTGACTGTCTTCCCAGTTCACCAGCCACAAGCCATTAATCAGTGAACAATTGCACAGCTATATAAGATGGAGGGACCTGcttgttgaggtttctgtcccgtcCAGTACCccgcagccagcaagccccaaagaaaatcacacagagatctccataagattataaaactgattggcccattagctcagtcttcttattacctcttttagcttatattaacccattattcttatctatgttagccatgtggcttggtacctttcagaGGGGCAGGTTACATCTTGATTCTCGGTGGTCTGGCCTGGGATGggagaatgggcttcctccttcccagcattctcctgttctctttgcttcacctatacttcctgtctggttttcctgcctattcttcctgcctggccaatcagcatttatttaaaacatgattgacagaatacaaacaattctcccgcaccacagctaaccatttctttttcaaaacaaaatccatGACCATGTATATTGCCCAAATTTCTGCCCACTGCGAAGATTTTCCCTTTGTCAGTATCTTTCAGGGCTGTCCCTGAAAATGGGTTATAATTCTGCAGCTGTCCACTTTTGGGTGGCACCTTGAAAATGTGAAGAACCGTCAGTAAACCAGGCCCTAGTCTTCTCTTTCTCAGTCAACTGATCATTGGGAACACCCCATGATGTTAGAGGTACATGCTTGGCAACAGACAGCATTGAAATAAGAGTAGAAATCATAAGCATTTGGGCAACTTCTTCTTCATGTAGTTTTTACTGCATCCAGGACCTGCTCAGGCCTTGTggtggtttcaaagaaaatgggCCCCAAAGAgcatggcactattaggaggtgtaaccttgttgggggaagtgtgtcacagtggggggtgggctttgaggtttcttttgctcaagcttccctcagggTGACAgttagttgacttcctgttgcctgaaaggtCTAGGACTCTCAACTATCCCTCAAGCCACCACGCTCCCTGCTATGATAATAGTGTTATTATCGTGAAGCTTAGtccaagcctctgaaactgtaagctatccagccccaattaaatgttttctttataaaagttgcatggtcgtggtgtctcttcatagcaatgaaAACTCTAAGGCAGGTCCAATCCAGCATATACCATTTCCATTTAATGATGTGCACATCCTTGTAGCCATGAGGcaaacaggcctgcttttcattccgcccagctcccacacggctagcttagccccagaaataataacatggatactgtattcatttaaacactgcctgacccattatttttagcctcttattggctaactctcaaatcttgattaacccatttccattaaatctgtgtagcaccatgaggctgtggcttaccgggaaagatcctaacctacgtctgtctcgGGCCAGAGATTCATggtatctgcctgactctgctttctttctcccacaattctgttctgtcttccctgcctacctatcttctgacctatcaggccaagcagttttctttattaattaaccaatgaaagcaacagatagaagatTCTCCTATATCACATCCTGCCTTGGTTGATCAAATAACATGCAGTTTGCAATGGGCAACTCAAGTCACATGGTAATTTGATGGCCCATTTTCAAATGGTCAGGTTCCACTAAGGCCCAATAGCAAGCCAGgagctatctttcaaaggaagAATAGTTTTCTGCAGATTATGACAGAGCTTTGCTCCAAATcccaaagatttttttctgtgatacaTTTATAGAGGCCCACCAAAGGCTCCAGCATCCCTATCTGCTACTTCCACTTTGAGTACCATCAGGTTTGATGGATAACATGGTCCAAGTGGTAAAAAAGCCTTGATCTGTTGAAAAGCCTTCTCCAATGGAGCATACATCTTCTGCTGAGGGTGGCGAGACTGCTTCCTTGGGTGAGATAAGTCTTTGAATATCTGAGGATTCAAAGTTCTCAACTTCAATAGGGTCCTCCCACACATCTCCAGCCCATGTTACACGATACCATTCTTTACCAATGAATGCCCTTACTTAACAACCAGCATCCTACaggactgggaactgaattttTTCTGTTGTTCATTTAACCTTATAATGAGgcctttggtttgttttctacAAGTTGAACTCTGTAGCTACTGGAGAGAAGATTCTTTTCCAGGACACACATAGAAACCTTTAGACTGCTTATGTGCCTCTGGAATTGATCATTTTATCACTAAGTTCTTTGTTATCCTTCACAGTATTCTGAGATGCTAGAAGTTGGTTAATTTTATAATGAAGTTCATCCCCACCAGGAGCTGCTGAGAGTAACTGACCAGCACCAcagttttccttatttttctcaaAACTGTCAGATGTTTCATATACAGATCACATCTGCTGCTGCCTACAGTTGGTGAATCAGGATAACCAAACGCATGTGCTTCCTTAAGTGTGCAAAATAGTTCACACCATGGGTTTTTCTTGTCCATCCAACACAACCTTCTGACTATACTTTCACAGACAGTTTACCTTCTTACTTCCGGCACAGTTTTATAGATGCCTGCAATTTGAATTGTGGGTATATTTGCTTCCCTAGTAATTGATAAGTTCCATAAGTGCTAAGGGCTTCTCCTTCTTCTCATTGAACAGAATCTGACACTTAATTATGTGATAAATACTTGATGAAagtgagggaaactgaggaagaggGATGGGAATGGCAGAGTTCAAAGTCCTGTCTGCCTTTTTCTGGCATGTAGAAGGCTTGTTCTTCATCCACACCTTAGCTCCTGTCATAGTCCACAACAGTCGGATAATGACTTTTAGCCAGACTAGGAAGAGCACTAGGTAGTGAAGGGGTCAAATGACTCCATTATTATGTTATAGACACCAGGATGAgcgcacatacacagacaagtATGTACATGCTTCATGAATCTTGTGACATCTCTACCATCACCTCTAGTTATTGAGGAAGAATTTGTAGGAGGTCATGGTTTGGACTGAGCACCTACTCCAGCCCCAGAAGACAAACCCAATGTTGAATGAAATCACAGCAACTGAGCCTAGTCTGGTTTCAGAAGGTTTTGTAACCTGTTACCCAATCAGCCCCAGACAGCTCCTCTCTCAGCTCTTACAGTTGACTCTTGAGAGACATGGTAAGTcagtgaaggttttttttttttttttggagggggggttgGTATCTGTAAGTGGTATCAGAGAATAATGTTGGCTGGAGTCTTCTGACTCTGACCTGGTTCTCAAACCTGTCTGCTTTGCTAATagcttttatcttttcaaaaactGCAATTGGCCCTAAGAGTTTTTAACATAGtcctttctctgattttgttttgcttttgagatgaGGGTTTATCTGTATTGTTATGATTTTGCTGGCCTGCCCTGACTCCTGGGTaccctgggtaccctgtccctttaagaaacaagctctgcccactcccatgTTTTCTCTAACCAGTGAGGCAAGCCTTGGGGGAGGggtcccctttctctcccttctgctgtccttctgaagaggcagcattctgtctcttctcttctctcctccttttcattcttctctgtcctcttccctctctcttcctgtccctctgtttatctctctttctctctagttcccccacccccccacccctatACCTTCCCACTAAAAAACTCTCCATACTCGGGCTCTCTCTGCATAGCATATCTGTCTGTCCCTTACCCACCGTGGTCTCCCACACCACCGTGGGATCTGCCAGGGTAACATAACATTGGTGCATGTCTCTGACATGCTCTTTCTGTGTTCCCTCCTGCCCATGGGTGACAGGGTGAGGCATCTGGGGATCCTGGACCCGGACCACTTCCCAGCTCCCTGCTGACTGCATCACTGCACACAACACTGACTACAAGGTCCCCGCCTCCAGGTCAGCTTTTGCTCACATTCACCTCTGGCAGTTCCCCACTGCTGAGGATTGAGATCTTGTTTCTCATCTTGGGCTGTTGTCCCTTGGGCTACTCAGCCCTGGTCCCTGGTCCCTGGTCCCTGCACTGATAAATAGGCCTTAGGGAGTCCTGAACCAATCGCACGACCCTCACTCTTTCTCAAGGATGCTTGTAGACAAGTTAGCCATTGGGTCTCGGTTATTTTCTCTCTTTACCTCACTTATGGGAAATGGCCTAAGTACCCCTTACATAACAACCTAAACTGGCCACCGAACGGTACCTTAAATCCTGATATTCTGCAGGAGCTTTCTAATTTCTGTCATGCTAATCTCCCCTCGCTGCACTTTGTACCACATGACTGCTACCATCTTTGTTAGAGGCAACCACAGCCGTTTGAGGTTAAGACAGGGAGAAGTCACAAACTCGTGAGGTTCTGCCCCTAGCCAAACGGCGCCAGCAGCAGGTCCCCAGCCACATGACCTGCCACAATCTGCCTTTAAGTCATTAGCTAtgcttttaaaaactacttttatGTTCCTATACTTACGGTGTGTTTGCATGATAGTAAGCTTTGGCAGAGCCTGCTGAGACACCCACTGAAAGACCAGGATAAATCCAGACTGCATATCAGGAAGATTCGAGCCAAAAATATAGGTTAGCCAGTTCAGTTGACtttgttccaggaactagctgaccacaaagttagattataatcttgagaaacggggagttacccccttgtgattatcactggtatttttggaatcttCCAGTAATTCCTTACCTACCTgctttgggttgtggtttcttcccttaaatatcccttctcccagctactcggggttGAACTCCTCTACCCTGCGTGGGATATGAGTCTCACCGCCAGTGTgctggttcctgtcaataaacctagTGTGATTACAGTAAGGACGGTCTCTCATGAGTTCTTGGGGGgttgtgttatcccgagacttgagtgattCTCCCAACTCCGGGGGTCTTTCACCATTACTCGCAGAGATCCCCCTCTGCTGTGCTTCTGCTCTCCCCCACCTGCCACAACTGTACTTTCCCATTCAGTGGTGGCATTGAGTCTCCAcctcattcttttctctctctctcttaacgTTATCTTTAAATACAAGCTAGCTTCATGCGTGTATGAATGTACATATCTTTACAACTTAATTCatctgcatgtatatgtacatgaacTTActgttaaaaaatgtttaagcAGTCCTAATAAcctctgttcattgtatctccttCCAGACTAAAAAAGCAataagtcttaaatattttaaattggtatgcaCTTCTAAATGATAAATATATGGTTAAATCTGTTACAAAATACTACATATGTGACTTAACTCTGCTTTCCATATAATGATAAAAGTTTAAGGATCTATTTCAGATTAGCAGGTGTTCCTCACTGTTGTCAGTTTCCTTTCCTGTGAGCCATTCTCCTCCATTTAGTTCTACTGTGAAGCTTCTATTGCAGAcagttttctcttctgtgtcCTTCGCAAGTATAAATCTCACCTATTAAGTTAAAAACCAGGGCAGTTAggcttggacccagctctccaggcaaaTCATATACTGTAGACATGACTTATATATACTCAACAAACAGCCCTCAAGTGCtaagagatctggggaatatggtatttaagtGTTAAATTATTAAAAGGCTTTTCATAAtagagagacaggttggctcccaGCATCACCGccccatttcctccaaagaagacagaagacagatggacagagaaCAACACCCATCCATAATTCACTTTCACAAGTGAAAGCGCTAACCACTGGGGggaaactgcctttcatctaagcTGCCGGAGATCTCCAGTGCACAAAGGAAAATTGGAATTGACTGCCTGGCTGCTCAGATCAAGGTAGGCTTCTCTTCCTACAGATTCCTAACCCACAGGATTTTCTGAAACCTGGCAGGCCCTACGCTAAGAGCAGAAGTCAAATGCAGCTCAAAAGCCCCTGTCCTCAATGACCATGAAGGACCCTGGGAAATGGCTCTCCAGATAGCCAATCGAGTAAGTTCgctatcatttttttaaataaatagctcAAGTAAGACTTTATCTTTCTCAAGATCTCTggtgcagtttgacagctgagagttTTTGCCAGTGTAAAAAGGGCAACCTCACAAAACAGATTCCAGTGGAACTTTTtaccaaagttttatttttaactcaaataaaaggtgttttaagcCCTCACTCTCCGCCGACGGCCTGCTTCGCCTCGTGCGCTCCCGCCGCCGCCCCGCAGAAATGCTTCGACTACCCACAGTCCTTCGCCAGATGAGACCAGTGTCCCGGGCACTGGCTCCTCATCTCACTCGGGCCTATGCCAAAGATGTAAAATTTGGTGCGGATGCTCGAGCCTTAATGCTTCAAGGTGTAGACCTTTTAGCCGACGCTGTAGCTGTTACCATGGGGCCAAAGGGAAGAACAGTGATTATTGAGCAGAGTTGGGGAAGTCCCAAAGTAACGAAAGATGGGGTCACTGTGGCAAAGTCAATTGATTTAAAggacaaatacaaaaatatcggAGCTAAACTTGTTCAAGATGTTGCCAATAACACAAATGAAGAGGCCGGGGATGGCACTACCACAGCTACCGTTCTGGCACGTTCTATTGCCAAGGAGGGCTTTGAGAAGATCAGCAAAGGGGCCAACCCAGTAGAAATCCGGAGAGgtgtgatgttggctgttgatgCTGTAATTGCTGAACTGAAAAAACAATCTAAACCCGTGACAACCCCTGAAGAAATTGCTCAGGTTGCTACAATTTCTGCAAATGGAGACAAAGATATTGGAAACATCATTTCGGATGCGATGaagaaggtgggaaggaagggtGTCATCACAGTGAAGGATGGGAAAACCCTGAATGATGAGTTAGAAATTATTGAAGGCATGAAGTTTGACAGAGGATATATTTCCCCGTATTTTATTAACACATCGAAAGGTCAGAAATGTGAATTCCAAGACGCCTATGTTCTTTTGAGTGAAAAGAAGATTTCTAGTGTGCAGTCCATCGTACCCGCTCTGGAAATCGCCAATGCTCATCGGAAGCCCTTGGTCATCATTGCTGAGGATGTTGATGGAGAAGCTCTAAGCACACTGGTCTTGAACAGGCTGAAAGTGGGTCTTCAGGTTGTGGCGGTCAAAGCGCCAGGGTTTGGGGACAACAGGAAGAACCAGCTTAAAGATATGGCTATTGCTACTGGTGGTGCGGTATTTGGAGAAGAGGGGTTGAATCTAAACCTTGAAGATGTTCAAGCTCACGACTTAGGAAAAGTTGGAGAGGTCATTGTCACTAAGGATGACGCCATGCTTTTGAAAGGAAAAGGTGACAAGGCTCAAATTGAGAAACGCATCCAGGAGATCACTGAGCAGCTCGACATCACCACTAGTGAATACGAAAAGGAGAAGCTGAACGAGCGTCTCGCAAAGCTCTCAGATGGAGTAGCTGTGCTGAAGGTTGGAGGAACAAGCGATGTGGAGGTGaatgagaagaaagacagagttaCAGACGCACTCAATGCCACGCGAGCAGCTGTGGAAGAAGGCATCGTGCTAGGCGGGGGCTGCGCTCTGCTGCGCTGCATCCCAGCCTTGGATTCCCTAAAGCCTTCTAATGAGGATCAGAAAATAGGTATAGACATTATTAAAAGAGCACTCAAAATTCCCGCCATGATCATTGCTAAGAACGCGGGTGTTGAAGGGTCTTTGATAGTCGAGAAGATTCTGCAGAGTTCCTCAGAAGTTGGGTATGATGCCATGCTCGGGGAATTTGTGAACATGGTGGAGAAGGGAATCATTGATCCAACAAAGGTCGTAAGAACTGCTTTACTGGATGCTGCTGGGGTGGCCTCCTTGCTAACAACAGCAGAAGCTGTAGTGACCGAAATTCCTAAAGAAGAGAAGGACCCTGGAATGGGCACaatggggggaatgggagggggaatgggaggtggcaTGTTCTAATTCCTAGAATAGCGCTTTGCCCTTACCAATGAACTGTGACAGGAAGCTCAAGGCAGGTTCCTCACCGATACCTTCAGAGAAGCtcctgaagaaaatgaagagaaggcTGGCTGATCACTATAACCATCAGTTACTGGTTCCCATTGACAATACATAATGGTTTACTGCTGTCATTGTCCATGCCTAcagataatttattttgtatttttgaataaAGACATTTGTACATTCCTGATACTGGGTGCAAGAGCCATATATCAGTGTCCTGCTTTCAACTTGAGTCACTGAGGCAGGCCTGCTGGTCCGTCCGCTACGGTCAGGACTGTGGCGCTTGTGCCACCAGACGAGAGGTCAGAGGCAGCCTTTCTGTGGAGCGAGATAACTGTACAAAGTAGAGAAGTATCCAATTATGTGACAACCTTTgtgtaataaaattttgtttaaagttcaaaaaaaaaaaggtgttttaagGCATAAAAGTATACATTATTAAGGTGTGCACCTGCAAGTTATAAGGTCTGAGGAAGAAGTGTTTTAAGGTGTACAAATGCAAGTTATCTAATTTCTCTCTCATTTGCTGCCATTCATACACGTAACATTAATCAATAAAGTTctgataagctattaatctaACTCTGGCAGAGAACTGCCACCACTACACTGCAAGATAAAGATGTTAAATTCTCTCTGGTTGTTTTCTAAAGATACTTtccattgtgcaaaaacatctgtcacagtcactTCTGGCATAAACATGCTGCCATTTTGTTgtgaggagctgtgggcctgcttttcatcctgctcggctcctggctgcctggctagcttatgccccgaaataacaacacacaaattgtattctttaagCACCGTCTGGCCCATTATTTcgaacctcttattggctaactctcacatcttgattaacccatttctaataatctgtgtagcactatgaGGTGGTAgtttaccaggaaggatcttaacctgcact
Protein-coding sequences here:
- the LOC130872966 gene encoding 60 kDa heat shock protein, mitochondrial-like, with amino-acid sequence MLRLPTVLRQMRPVSRALAPHLTRAYAKDVKFGADARALMLQGVDLLADAVAVTMGPKGRTVIIEQSWGSPKVTKDGVTVAKSIDLKDKYKNIGAKLVQDVANNTNEEAGDGTTTATVLARSIAKEGFEKISKGANPVEIRRGVMLAVDAVIAELKKQSKPVTTPEEIAQVATISANGDKDIGNIISDAMKKVGRKGVITVKDGKTLNDELEIIEGMKFDRGYISPYFINTSKGQKCEFQDAYVLLSEKKISSVQSIVPALEIANAHRKPLVIIAEDVDGEALSTLVLNRLKVGLQVVAVKAPGFGDNRKNQLKDMAIATGGAVFGEEGLNLNLEDVQAHDLGKVGEVIVTKDDAMLLKGKGDKAQIEKRIQEITEQLDITTSEYEKEKLNERLAKLSDGVAVLKVGGTSDVEVNEKKDRVTDALNATRAAVEEGIVLGGGCALLRCIPALDSLKPSNEDQKIGIDIIKRALKIPAMIIAKNAGVEGSLIVEKILQSSSEVGYDAMLGEFVNMVEKGIIDPTKVVRTALLDAAGVASLLTTAEAVVTEIPKEEKDPGMGTMGGMGGGMGGGMF